One segment of Plasmodium vivax chromosome 14, whole genome shotgun sequence DNA contains the following:
- a CDS encoding hypothetical protein, conserved (encoded by transcript PVX_101485A), whose product MKKYWFCISAFYLCFNILSKCKEIENKSLELLAGYKRDESSGNSFKNREAEGKHDIKINNGSNYNEYSFLSLKASSIFNQNYVAKLINTILYRGLLIKGKFHKNVAIYESLSRTNYFFYLTVLNKKNVKRIVKLISRAHDSRKKHDVFRRQLIAYFDSPPFPLDNAFKNEMDHALMIYKKAKTDAYWGMVDALKNDGLLLARTFMSVSFVQSLRGIIGVINHELIDLCFSNAYLYNHIASFDKLIMNNTFGVIMSYVFKSLLLFFYPLVIPFRGAFAFALSSFCISQLSKIVFLIYRNIKRLARISYRKLYSTILKFNVLKFPELQPYASKLLYGDALILVSKIWKLSYVNVTQHLTGKNLTPVLNNLFEKNLGTGFFEFSNSLFKYVIDSMEGMQLISTKEADLDKEAQYNTQTFKRILMILKITRKVLYYEESYMRLAVANLLTKIYTLLFVNVNYISKMAPKEFFHADVESEFRYIYEDQVYELFLQRISSDIIRKPFIKRNIKRINRGSIEFTLSLIKIKLLHYKPSLKFPYGSLYFDEPLKKQLNASMKLIIVGSTGIIASLVNYGEKYEILKKCPLEIAKNLNQTCNYSTFDVKKLLFPLNIFINLLIPLFLNYNDIMINKDIIEHMVSFFKVILDSKDLYLYQYLKNVVDTIKKAEGADLAEVNYDEEIDKLVLDEIHKVIDEVNNEKNNSLIFNNYSMKNNDLYLHNKDGHLFKFLFNDSNKKDSFSRLVHMHNYRNPLSFQVPLIKFEPSNRNDGSLVVGSFLDKFEGKLSGCYMCLKEDDDVLVVDLIHHVLWASGVDRFSAYIFSSMVGAVKQYFHQGVSWNRALLNMLPTEFYEVYRVFMEKTPQPKDRSQNIFIKRIKKYRFNLNQTSFSKMFKIFLENVLNKVNFFNTEEATIILIMSALYSLYKNIEKHEIPSSETYKLYQQKLIEVYYPVKYYAHHYESYTMHLLKEKQKEYVTDDESEGENKSDEDKKDATVSPSEQTDDKELEKPPKPKKEKIQIELPLDDELVQNTKSLLQEAESREEERNKIIDEIESKHGQLPHKENFPHLPPKCMFLLYYDFAPFIKDNIKGIEQVSNNLTGSTIDMKNVRNIDLVQTEKTQYASIDEKNLIKILCGTFLFLKKENISIEDIFKFNHANDAVKHLLIIVSLLRIEKKTNRYSWKKFLTLEKFLDQREKIYKTPMKYLYLKLLNVKRVFGFTHRKLLMALGKRIKGKRFMNILRYTTFFEILENAESINSIYPRVYIKFEDILMFSNVFHKFKFPIIRYTSSQETVRTMLNNFKLSPNTSINNEKMILRIYNIINLIIKKKYNYDLNELRKDKKYFEVHAQNKSEHILNDIKIKPIVDQYLSQLIGFIKLLTDMRFTNFLFLRNFYVFIKFYAVTGDLDYSMNSSVFYLASRNYLNFILNSIVEFENFKKFMEKIKRNNNIKKFPIDHYNFQTECYSVDDIKTYVFIPEDKEKINKYYEIMGYDINSFYKNYLLIDLFYDDLDKKNLDTYYQKIANATDYNIGPTSDIYIPGGRKSNRVIPNNDVEMLNETVQNYIYLEKFLDKTNIPSIPFVDFNIAQDKNGVSFNFTNRATTPPFYKENILDQFDIIGKSIIGKYYQKVKCSFVTYPFNLYYWLVLNPGKPRVETVGNVGLIKEADLMSKTDEEKELEEQKLDEQLVEDLFKEEAEAEEDLMEEEENWDDTTASEADISESEFEDDLVHVGKDSKPDDDTLSYVSAASDLSTGSFESVASGASNASTATLGSASSNSNASIDTLGSAASNASTVTLGSASSNSNASTATLGSASSNSNASTATLGSASSNSNASTATLGSASSGGSTISGSTTSVNFLQTASQEDTDWEHGIFQVEKESEMKKKFNQTNGVSFLQKKEMNPLPFVDTMIEEKNNNTNKENYGYFNRPYNMYVNKTNIYRNFSVIMKIVHTIISLNKFSVVSPVEIIKKGLKIMKGKNKFIKNHHLNPFINKMLLDINETVQKLKSSSEKGFIGSKTDIISLYRIVEFQLFNEFLIYPPMKRLTDRELRYVLQVINEGYASHIMKVKSKLKREHVVKDKIVRFLNTFKEYRNLFDDIAIDRLVQMFEESLDCKDIKCFDLLFNSFITHRYNNIIMSLTNKSETFNVLGEIFKDPAALTEVRVQVHETYVEPSRRQNVYQDFQLESNVVLHPKLTYNELLFSSLELSKKIEIWNSMYTLFNIRHIYVNIGYLLLGVKYHIKRSHRVFLHTFKFLGWLRKNKKNEIYIP is encoded by the exons ATGAAAAAGTATTGGTTTTGCATTTcagctttttatttatgttttaacATACTATCAAAATGTAAAGAAATAGAGAATAAAAGCCTTGAACTTTTGGCCGGCTACAAACGGGATGAGAGTTCAG ggaattcttttaaaaacagAGAAGCGGAAGGGAAGCACGAtatcaaaattaataacGGGTCTAATTACAATGAATACTCTTTTTTATCGTTAAAGGCTAGTTCTATATTTAACCAGAATTATGTGGCCAAGTTAATCAATACTATTCTGTATAGGGGACTGCTCATAA AGGGCAAGTTCCACAAGAATGTTGCCATTTATGAGTCTCTCTCACGTACCAACTACTTTTTCTACCTAACTGTActgaataagaaaaatgtcAAGCGCATTGTCAAATTAATATCTAGGGCCCACGATTCAA GGAAAAAACACGATGTGTTCAGGAGACAGCTGATAGCCTACTTCGACAGCCCCCCCTTCCCACTGGACAatgcttttaaaaacgaaatggacCACGCGCTAATGATATACAAGAAAGCGAAAA CTGACGCCTACTGGGGCATGGTCGACGCATTAAAAAACGACGGGCTGCTCCTAGCAAGAACCTTTATGTCCGTGTCATTCGTCCAAAGTCTGAGAGGAATTATTGGAGTTATAAATCACGAATTGATAGACCTGTGTTTTTCAAACGCCTATCTGTACAACCACATCGCCTCTTTTGATAAGCTCATAATGAACAACACTTTCGGGGTCATCATGTCCTATGTGTTCAAATCGCTGTTGCTATTTTTCTACCCTCTCGTGATTCCATTCCGCGGAGCCTTTGCCTTTGCCTTATCCTCCTTCTGCATTTCGCAGCTTAGCAAAATAGTCTTCCTAATTTACAGAAACATCAAACGGCTCGCTCGAATATCCTACCGAAAGTTGTACAGCACCATTTTGAAGT TCAACGTGTTGAAGTTCCCGGAACTGCAGCCGTACGCCTCGAAACTGCTATACGGAGACGCCCTAATCTTAGTGTCCAAAATTTGGAAATTATCTTACGTAAATGTCACTCAGCATTTGAccggaaaaaatttaacccCCGTTTTGAACAACTTGTTTGAGAAAAACCTCGGCACGGGATTTTTTGAGTTCAGCAATTCGCTCTTTAAATACGTCATAGACTCCATGGAGGGCATGCAGTTGATAAGT ACCAAAGAGGCGGACCTCGATAAGGAAGCCCAGTACAACACGCAGACCTTCAAGAGGATCCTGATGATCCTGAAGATCACGAGAAAAGTGCTTTACTATGAGGAGTCCTACATGCGACTAGCCGTGGCAAACCTGCTAACGAAAATTTACACGCTGCTCTTCGTGAACGTAAATTACATCAGCAAAATGGCCCCCAAGGAATTCTTCCACGCTGATGTAGAATCAGAATTTAGATACATCTATGAGGACCAAGTGTACGAactatttttacaaagaaTCTCTTCTGATATTATTAGAAAgccatttataaaaagaaatattaaaagaatCAATAGAGGAAGCATAGAATTTACTCTGTCCCTTATCAAGATAAAACTCCTGCACTATAAACCCTCGCTAAAGTTCCCTTACGGCAGCTTATACTTCGATGAGCCtttaaaaaagcaattaAACGCCTCCATGAAATTGATCATAGTAGGGTCAACAGGAATTATAGCCAGCCTTGTAAATTAcggagaaaaatatgaaatacttaaaaaatgtccCCTAGAAATAGCCAAAAATCTGAACCAGACATGTAATTACAGCACGTTtgacgtaaaaaaattgcttttcCCATTGAACATTTTCATAAATCTGTTAATTCCCCTCTTCTTAAATTACAACGATATTATGATAAACAAAGATATAATAGAACATATGGTCAGCTTTTTTAAGGTCATTTTGGACTCTAAAGATTTATACCTTTATcaatacttaaaaaatgtggtaGACACTATTAAAAAAGCGGAGGGGGCAGATTTGGCAGAAGTCAATTACGACGAAGAAATTGATAAATTGGTTTTGGATGAAATTCATAAAGTGATAGATGAagtaaataatgaaaaaaacaattctctaatttttaataattattctatgaaaaataatgaccTTTACCTTCACAATAAGGATGGACACTTGTTTAAATTCCTCTTCAACGATAGCAACAAAAAAGACTCCTTTTCCAGACTTGTACACATGCACAATTATAGAAACCCTTTATCCTTTCAAGTCCCTCTAATAAAATTTGAGCCTTCCAACAGGAACGATGGAAGCTTGGTTGTGGGCTCATTTCTAGACAAATTTGAGGGAAAGTTGAGCGGCTGCTATATGTGCCTGAAGGAGGACGACGACGTTTTGGTTGTCGACTTGATTCACCACGTTCTCTGGGCCTCGGGGGTCGACCGCTTCAGCGCCTACATT ttCTCCTCCATGGTCGGAGCGGTGAAGCAGTACTTCCACCAGGGCGTCTCCTGGAACAGAGCCCTCCTAAACATGTTGCCCACCGAGTTCTACGAAGTGTACAGGGTGTTCATGGAAAAGACTCCCCAGCCGAAGGACCGATCtcaaaacattttcataaaGCGAATCAAAAAATACAGATTCAATCTAAACCAGACATCCTTCTccaaaatgtttaaaatctttttggaaaatgtcTTAAATAAGGTAAACTTTTTCAACACGGAAGAGGCCACCATCATTTTGATCATGTCAGCATTATATTCTCTctacaaaaatattgaaaagcACGAAATACCATCAAGCGAAACGTACAAACTGTACCAGCAAAAACTGATAGAGGTCTACTACCCTGTTAAGTACTACGCGCACCACTACGAGTCTTACACCATGCACTTGCttaaggagaagcaaaaggagTATGTCACCGATGACGAaagtgaaggagaaaataagaGTGATGAGGATAAGAAGGATGCAACGGTTAGTCCTTCTGAACAGACGGATGATAAAGAACTGGAAAAGCCTCCAAAACCAAAGAAAGAGAAGATACAAATTGAACTACCGCTAGACGACGAACTTGTGCAAAACACCAAATCCCTGCTACAAGAAGCAGAATcgagggaagaagaaaggaacaaaattatagACGAAATAGAGTCAAAGCATGGACAGTTGCCACATAAGGAAAACTTCCCCCATTTACCCCCAAAGTGTATGTTCCTTCTATACTACGATTTCGCCCCCTTTATTAAAGACAACATAAAAGGTATAGAGCAAGTCTCCAACAATTTAACCGGAAGTACCATCGATATGAAGAACGTAAGGAATATAGATCTTGTGCAGACAGAAAAAACGCAGTACGCATCAATTGACGAGAAAAAtctcataaaaatattatgcggtacgtttttatttttaaaaaaggaaaatatttccatTGAAGATATATTCAAATTCAATCATGCCAACGATGCTGTGAAGCATTTGCTCATAATTGTGTCCTTACTCAgaatagagaaaaaaactaaCCGATATTCttggaaaaaattcttaACTTTGGAAAAATTCCTAGATCAAAGAGAAAAGATTTATAAAACGCCCATGAAGTATCTGTACCTGAAATTGTTAAATGTGAAGAGGGTGTTTGGCTTTACCCACAGAAAGTTACTAATGGCGTTGGGAAAGAGAATCAAGGGAAAGAGATTCATGAACATATTAAGATACACGACATTCTTCGAAATTTTGGAGAACGCTGAGTCTATTAATTCTATATACCCAAGGGTGTACATTAAATTTGAGGACATACTTATGTTCTCTAATGTGTTCCACAAGTTTAAATTTCCAATCATTAGATACACTTCTAGCCAAGAAACGGTGCGAACCATGCTGAACAATTTTAAGCTATCTCCCAACACGtcaataaataatgaaaaaatgattctCAGAATTTACAATATTatcaatttaataattaagaAGAAGTATAATTACGATTTGAATGAACTgaggaaagacaaaaaatatttcgagGTGCATGcgcaaaataaaagtgaacatattttaaatgatataaaGATTAAGCCAATAGTAGACCAGTACCTATCTCAGCTAATTGGATTCATAAAACTCTTAACAGATATGAGATTTaccaactttttatttttgagaaATTTTTACGTCTTCATAAAATTCTATGCAGTAACGGGAGATTTAGATTATTCCATGAACAGCTCAGTCTTCTACCTGGCCAGCAGAAATTACTTAAACTTTATCCTTAACTCTATCGTCGAATTTGAGAACTTTAAAAAGTTtatggagaaaataaaaagaaacaacaACATTAAGAAGTTCCCGATTGATCATTACAACTTCCAAACGGAATGCTACTCTGTGGATGACATCAAAACGTATGTCTTTATCCCGgaggataaagaaaaaataaacaaatactATGAAATTATGGGATATGATATTAACAGCTTCTACAAGAACTACCTCTTGATAGACCTATTTTACGACGatttagataaaaaaaatttagacacCTACtaccaaaaaattgccaatgCTACCGATTACAATATAGGCCCCACGTCAGACATATACATCCCTGGTGGAAGGAAAAGCAATCGAGTCATTCCAAACAACGATGTGGAGATGCTAAACGAAACTGTgcagaattatatttatttagaaaaatttctGGACAAAACTAACATCCCATCCATCCCATTTGTCGATTTTAACATCGCGCAAGACAAAAACGGAGTCAGCTTCAATTTCACCAACAGAGCTACCACGCCAcctttttataaagaaaatattctAGACCAATTTGATATTATCGGAAAATCTATCATAGGGAAATATTACCAAAAGGTTAAGTGCTCTTTTGTCACCTACCCCTTTAATTTGTATTACTGGTTGGTCCTTAATCCAGGCAAACCTCGCGTAGAAACAGTAGGTAACGTCGGGTTAATCAAAGAAGCAGATTTAATGTCCAAAacggatgaagaaaaagaattagAAGAGCAAAAGCTAGATGAACAACTAGTAGAGGATCTCTTTAAGGAAGAAGccgaagcggaggaagatctcatggaagaggaagaaaactgGGACGATACTACCGCGTCGGAAGCAGATATCTCAGAGTCAGAATTCGAGGATGACCTTGTGCACGTTGGAAAGGATTCCAAACCGGACGACGACACCCTTTCCTATGTGAGCGCCGCGTCTGATTTGTCCACCGGCTCCTTCGAAAGCGTCGCCAGTGGGGCCTCCAACGCGTCAACCGCTACTCTGGGAAGCGCCTCCTCCAATTCCAATGCGTCCATTGATACACTCGGAAGTGCCGCCTCAAACGCATCCACCGTTACTCTCGGAAGTGCCTCCTCCAATTCCAACGCGTCCACTGCTACTCTGGGAAGTGCCTCCTCCAATTCCAACGCGTCCACCGCTACTCTGGGAAGTGCCTCCTCCAATTCCAACGCGTCCACCGCTACTCTGGGAAGTGCCTCCTCCGGCGGAAGCACCATCTCAGGATCGACAACCTCCGTGAACTTCCTCCAAACGGCTAGCCAAGAAGACACCGATTGGGAGCACGGAATTTTCCAAGTGGAAAAAGAGtccgaaatgaaaaagaagtttAACCAAACAAACGGTGTAAGCTtcctgcaaaaaaaagaaatgaatcCACTCCCATTTGTAGACACCAtgatagaagaaaaaaataacaacacgaataaagaaaattatggGTACTTTAACAGGCCATACAACATGTATGTTAACAAGACAAACATATATAGAAACTTCAGCGTGATAATGAAAATTGTGCATACCATAATTTCGTTAAACAAATTTTCTGTTGTTTCTCCAGTGGAGATAATCAAAAAGGGGCTCAAAATAATGaagggcaaaaataaatttataaagaacCACCATTTGAAtccatttattaataaaatgctTCTGGACATTAACGAAACGGTGCAGAAGCTCAAGTCAAGTAGCGAAAAGGGATTCATAGGATCCAAAACGGATATAATATCGCTATACAGAATAGTAGAATTTCAGCTATTCAACGAATTTCTAATTTACCCCCCAATGAAGAGACTGACAGACAGGGAACTCCGCTACGTCTTACAAGTTATTAACGAAGGGTATGCTTCCCACATAATGAAGGTGAAATCCAAGTTAAAGAGAGAACATGTCGTGAAGGACAAAATCGTGCGTTTTctaaatacatttaaagaGTATAGAAATTTATTTGACGATATAGCCATAGATAGACTAGTGCAGATGTTCGAAGAATCACTAGATTGTAAAGATATAAAATGCTTCGACCTCCTCTTCAACAGCTTCATTACACATCGTTACAACAACATCATAATGAGCTTAACAAATAAAAGTGAAACATTTAATGTACTAGgagaaatatttaaagaCCCCGCAGCATTGACGGAGGTACGCGTACAGGTACATGAGACTTACGTCGAACCATCCAGAAGACAAAATGTATATCAAGATTTCCAGCTAGAAAGCAATGTCGTTTTACACCCCAAATTAACATATAACGAATTGCTATTCAGTTCACTTGAATtatctaaaaaaattgaaatatgGAATTCTATGTATACACTATTTAACATAAGACATATATATGTCAATATTGGTTACCTTCTCCTCGGTGTTAAGTATCATATTAAGCGATCCCACAGGGTATTCCTCCACACGTTTAAGTTCCTCGGATGGCTCaggaagaataaaaagaatgaaatATACATTCCATGA